In Cydia strobilella chromosome 8, ilCydStro3.1, whole genome shotgun sequence, one DNA window encodes the following:
- the LOC134743600 gene encoding NADH dehydrogenase [ubiquinone] 1 beta subcomplex subunit 2, mitochondrial-like: MNRTLLSRALLLNSIRNTAKNSKQSTRNSGHGSWSYRVPPPLPSKGVEMKANIIGGLCWWWILHHIFTEPEHIYGEWPYIDPSTWTDSELGIPPDSAGPLKH, encoded by the exons ATGAACAGGACCTTGCTCTCACGAGCGTTGCTGCTGAATAGCATAAGAAATACCGCTAAAAACTCGAAGCAATCTACCAGAAATTCTGGACATGG gTCTTGGTCATACCGTGTGCCTCCACCGCTACCATCCAAGGGTGTGGAGATGAAAGCCAACATTATTGGTGGACTCTGCTGGTGGTGGATCCTCCACCATATCTTTACTGAACCTGAACATATTTAT GGAGAATGGCCTTATATTGACCCGAGCACCTGGACAGATTCGGAACTGGGCATCCCTCCTGATTCAGCTGGACCCTTGAAGcattaa